One Leifsonia shinshuensis DNA window includes the following coding sequences:
- a CDS encoding LacI family DNA-binding transcriptional regulator — protein sequence MAVRLQDVAEYAGVSMKTVSNVVRDYPHVSPKMRERVQKAIDELGYRPNVMGRRLATGRTGLLALAFADVRIPYFAELARVIADAAEERGYRVLLEQTEGTLDGERAVVSASESGLVDGMLFQPNLMNSTELAQNRADIPLVVLGENAAPLTVDQLMVDNVAAARTATAHVIAHGRRRIGFVGHEAGGLTRTSTLRIAGYQQALEEAGITPDPGLLISTAAISASSAVAAVGDALDAGLQFDGLVCRDDLAAIGALRALHERGVRVPQDVVVTGWDDIPMTQVTYPSLTSIAPDLKALASRAMDMLLERVAGYDGMGRHELVPYTLVTRESAPAVF from the coding sequence ATGGCCGTTCGCTTGCAGGACGTCGCGGAGTACGCGGGCGTCTCGATGAAGACCGTCTCCAACGTCGTGCGCGACTATCCGCACGTCAGCCCGAAGATGCGCGAGCGCGTCCAGAAGGCCATCGACGAGCTCGGTTACCGGCCGAACGTCATGGGCCGCCGCCTCGCGACCGGGCGCACCGGACTCCTCGCGCTGGCGTTCGCCGATGTGCGCATCCCCTACTTCGCCGAGCTCGCCCGGGTCATCGCCGACGCGGCGGAGGAGCGCGGCTACCGGGTGCTGCTGGAGCAGACCGAAGGCACGCTGGACGGCGAGCGCGCCGTCGTCTCGGCCAGTGAGTCAGGGCTGGTCGACGGGATGCTGTTCCAGCCGAACCTGATGAACTCGACCGAACTGGCGCAGAACCGCGCGGACATCCCGCTCGTGGTGCTGGGCGAGAACGCGGCGCCGCTCACCGTCGACCAGCTCATGGTGGACAACGTCGCGGCGGCCCGCACGGCGACGGCGCACGTGATCGCTCACGGCCGCCGCCGGATCGGCTTCGTCGGCCACGAGGCCGGGGGCCTGACCCGGACCTCCACGCTGCGCATCGCCGGCTACCAGCAGGCGCTCGAGGAGGCGGGGATCACCCCGGATCCCGGCCTGCTGATCTCGACGGCGGCGATCAGCGCGTCGAGCGCGGTCGCCGCCGTGGGCGACGCGCTCGACGCCGGACTGCAGTTCGACGGCCTGGTCTGCCGCGACGACCTCGCGGCGATCGGCGCCCTGCGCGCCCTGCACGAGCGGGGCGTCCGGGTGCCGCAGGACGTGGTGGTGACGGGCTGGGACGACATCCCGATGACGCAGGTCACCTACCCGTCGCTGACCTCCATCGCCCCGGACCTGAAGGCGCTGGCCTCCCGCGCGATGGACATGCTGCTGGAGCGCGTGGCCGGCTACGACGGCATGGGCCGGCACGAGCTCGTGCCCTACACGCTGGTGACGCGGGAGAGCGCTCCCGCGGTTTTCTGA
- a CDS encoding GNAT family N-acetyltransferase: MRPPEPAVLDRLADRGWPALERDELGGWTLRATGGVTNRANSVLTAGVVPDVEAAIERAERWYRERGLPAAFQVSPASPPALGEALARRGYREHSRTDILVADRAEVASAASVADIAVSDTPQPGWLATWWAVDGRGGDAERAIVARILEAGPALYAAADGDDGAPPAVARLALAGDWAGLYAVATLPAARRRGLARALAVALAEAAGGRGVRHLWLQVLADNAAAHALYSGLGFRPASHYAYWTAPAG; this comes from the coding sequence ATGCGCCCGCCGGAGCCCGCCGTCCTCGACCGTCTCGCCGATCGCGGCTGGCCGGCGCTGGAGCGCGACGAGCTGGGAGGCTGGACCCTGCGGGCCACGGGCGGCGTCACGAACCGCGCGAACTCTGTGCTGACGGCGGGCGTCGTGCCCGACGTGGAGGCGGCGATCGAGCGGGCCGAGCGATGGTACCGAGAGCGCGGCCTGCCGGCGGCGTTCCAGGTGAGCCCGGCATCGCCGCCGGCCCTCGGCGAAGCGCTCGCCCGCCGCGGCTACCGCGAGCACTCGCGCACCGACATCCTGGTGGCCGACCGGGCGGAGGTCGCTTCGGCGGCGTCCGTGGCCGACATCGCCGTCTCCGACACCCCGCAGCCGGGCTGGCTGGCCACTTGGTGGGCGGTCGACGGCCGCGGCGGCGACGCCGAGCGGGCCATCGTCGCCCGCATCCTGGAGGCCGGCCCCGCGCTCTACGCGGCGGCCGACGGCGACGATGGGGCCCCGCCCGCCGTCGCCCGCCTCGCCCTCGCCGGCGACTGGGCCGGGCTCTACGCCGTCGCCACCCTCCCGGCCGCCCGCCGCCGCGGCCTGGCCCGCGCGCTCGCCGTCGCCCTCGCGGAAGCGGCGGGCGGCCGCGGTGTCCGGCACCTGTGGCTCCAGGTGCTCGCGGACAACGCGGCCGCCCACGCGCTCTACTCCGGCCTCGGCTTCCGTCCCGCTTCGCACTACGCGTACTGGACGGCTCCCGCCGGCTGA
- a CDS encoding glycoside hydrolase family 2 protein, with product MLDSISTRHRSSGPALRASDQDGCHPRPQLIRPAWLDLGGAWTFAFDDDDRGHAEHWERRGELPERIMVPYPSESPASGVGDTGFHPVVWYARRIAVDELPEGERTLLHFGAVDYRCEVWIDGRLAGRHEGGQTPFTFDITDLIEGDELTITVRAEDDPFDVSQPRGKQDWRERPHSIWYHRTTGIWQPVWLEGVPALHVAQVHWSSDIHRGIVTADLRFAQRLPEGSRVRLELAHGEQSLASVEVVVSGTRAELVVPVARQHNGQAYEELLWSPQRPTLIDATISVTAGGATSDVVHSYLGLRSIAVENGQYLLNDRPVYLRSVLNQGYWPQSHSAAPDSEGLRREAELILELGFNAARLHQKFEDPRFLYWADRLGLLIWAEAPAAYAFDADAVERTMAEWIAILDRDRSHPSIVTWVPLNESWGVQHLAHDQRMVAYAKALVHTTKTLDPTRPVVSNDGWEHVESDILSIHDYDADPDAVRERYRSREHILSASHTFPGRRLVVDGAQRLDVPIMLTEFGGISYIERPSDDAWGYSSAATADQFADRLDALFDAVRASQGLAGFCYTQLADTGQETNGLVFEDRRPKVPLARIRRAVTGLEA from the coding sequence GTGCTCGACTCCATCTCCACCCGTCACCGCTCGTCCGGCCCCGCCCTGCGCGCCAGCGACCAGGACGGCTGCCACCCGCGCCCGCAGCTCATCCGCCCCGCCTGGCTCGACCTCGGCGGCGCCTGGACCTTCGCCTTCGACGACGACGACCGCGGCCACGCCGAGCACTGGGAGCGCCGCGGCGAACTGCCCGAGCGCATCATGGTGCCGTACCCGTCGGAGTCGCCGGCGTCGGGGGTCGGCGACACCGGCTTCCACCCGGTCGTCTGGTACGCGCGCCGCATCGCGGTGGACGAGCTGCCCGAAGGCGAGCGGACCCTCCTGCACTTCGGCGCGGTCGACTACCGCTGCGAGGTCTGGATCGACGGCCGCCTCGCCGGACGCCACGAAGGCGGCCAGACCCCCTTCACGTTCGACATCACCGACCTGATCGAGGGCGACGAGCTGACCATCACGGTCCGTGCGGAGGACGACCCGTTCGACGTCTCCCAGCCGCGCGGCAAGCAGGACTGGCGCGAGCGCCCGCACTCCATCTGGTATCACCGGACGACCGGGATCTGGCAGCCGGTGTGGCTGGAGGGCGTCCCCGCCCTCCACGTGGCCCAGGTGCACTGGAGCAGCGACATCCACCGCGGCATCGTCACCGCCGACCTCCGCTTCGCCCAGCGTCTTCCCGAGGGGTCTCGCGTTCGGCTGGAGCTGGCGCACGGCGAGCAGTCGCTGGCGTCCGTCGAGGTCGTCGTCTCCGGCACGCGCGCCGAGCTGGTCGTCCCCGTCGCCCGGCAGCACAACGGCCAGGCCTACGAGGAGCTGCTGTGGTCGCCGCAGCGGCCGACGCTGATCGACGCCACCATCTCGGTGACGGCCGGAGGCGCGACGAGCGATGTCGTGCACTCCTACCTCGGCCTGCGCTCGATCGCGGTCGAGAACGGGCAGTACCTGCTCAACGACCGCCCGGTCTATCTGCGCTCCGTGCTCAACCAGGGCTACTGGCCGCAGTCGCACTCCGCCGCGCCCGACTCCGAAGGCCTGCGCCGGGAGGCCGAGCTCATCCTGGAGCTGGGCTTCAACGCCGCCCGGCTGCACCAGAAGTTCGAGGACCCGCGCTTCCTGTACTGGGCCGACCGGCTCGGCCTGCTGATCTGGGCGGAGGCGCCGGCGGCCTACGCGTTCGACGCCGACGCGGTCGAGCGCACGATGGCCGAGTGGATCGCGATCCTCGACCGCGACCGCTCGCACCCGTCGATCGTCACCTGGGTGCCGCTCAACGAGAGCTGGGGCGTGCAGCACCTCGCGCACGACCAGCGGATGGTCGCGTACGCCAAGGCGCTCGTGCACACCACCAAGACGCTCGACCCGACCCGGCCCGTGGTGTCCAACGACGGCTGGGAGCATGTGGAGTCGGACATCCTGAGCATCCACGACTACGACGCCGACCCGGACGCCGTGCGCGAGCGCTACCGCTCGCGCGAGCACATCCTGAGCGCGTCGCACACCTTCCCCGGCCGCCGGCTCGTCGTGGACGGCGCGCAGCGGCTGGACGTGCCCATCATGCTCACCGAGTTCGGCGGCATCTCGTACATCGAGCGGCCGAGCGACGACGCCTGGGGCTACTCGTCCGCCGCGACCGCCGACCAGTTCGCCGACCGGCTCGACGCCCTGTTCGACGCCGTGCGCGCGAGCCAGGGCCTCGCCGGCTTCTGCTACACCCAGCTCGCCGACACCGGGCAGGAGACCAACGGTCTCGTGTTCGAGGACAGGCGGCCGAAGGTCCCGCTCGCCCGCATCCGCCGGGCGGTGACCGGGCTGGAGGCCTGA
- a CDS encoding ABC transporter substrate-binding protein, whose product MKKRFAVRAVAAAVTVGLGLALTACGSNGGSGGSEVSSGDYTGPKVTISFWNGWTGGAAPVLVPKMIDKFNSEHKNIVVKDVPMQWSDIGQKMPLAVKAGKGPDVAVGHGDDIATYAAQGLVLKADSIVKSLGYSASDFPAGLMDAGKYNGSQYAVPWSVTPLGLYVNKDVLQKAGVDPSSIPADKTSYEAALAKLKTAGVQGEWVDGYVFTGTFEFESLLWQYGGDLFDKPVTKATFNSEAGVKALTWMTDLIKNGYSPANVAQDGNINALIAGKTAFNWNGVWQTTNTAFGKLNWQAVAVPQIGDKKAVWSSSTHWMFMNNKGQDKNKTAAAATFVKWMNDNSADWPKTGELPAKNSVRDDPKLVKDYPALKPFLDELPNAHYEATAPGITSVEATITTAVNEAITGKKSPQQALDDAVAKANALIKQNKDTYGN is encoded by the coding sequence ATGAAGAAGCGATTCGCGGTGCGCGCGGTCGCAGCCGCTGTCACGGTGGGGCTCGGCCTCGCGCTGACGGCGTGCGGTAGCAACGGCGGGTCGGGAGGCTCCGAGGTCTCCTCGGGCGACTACACCGGCCCGAAGGTGACCATCAGCTTCTGGAACGGCTGGACCGGCGGCGCCGCCCCCGTCCTCGTGCCGAAGATGATCGACAAGTTCAACTCCGAGCACAAGAACATCGTCGTCAAGGACGTCCCGATGCAGTGGTCGGACATCGGCCAGAAGATGCCGCTCGCGGTCAAGGCCGGCAAGGGCCCGGACGTCGCGGTCGGCCACGGCGACGACATCGCCACGTACGCGGCCCAGGGGCTCGTGTTGAAGGCCGACTCGATCGTCAAGTCCCTCGGCTACTCGGCGAGCGACTTCCCCGCCGGCCTGATGGACGCCGGCAAGTACAACGGCTCCCAGTACGCGGTGCCGTGGAGCGTCACGCCGCTCGGCCTGTACGTCAACAAGGACGTCCTCCAGAAGGCCGGCGTCGACCCGAGCTCGATCCCCGCGGACAAGACCTCGTACGAGGCGGCACTCGCCAAGCTCAAGACGGCGGGCGTGCAGGGCGAGTGGGTGGACGGCTACGTCTTCACCGGCACCTTCGAGTTCGAGAGCCTGCTCTGGCAGTACGGCGGCGACCTCTTCGACAAGCCGGTGACGAAGGCGACCTTCAACTCCGAGGCCGGCGTCAAGGCGCTGACCTGGATGACCGACCTCATCAAGAACGGCTACAGCCCGGCCAACGTCGCGCAGGACGGCAACATCAACGCCCTCATCGCCGGCAAGACGGCGTTCAACTGGAACGGCGTCTGGCAGACCACGAACACCGCGTTCGGCAAGCTGAACTGGCAGGCCGTCGCCGTGCCGCAGATCGGCGACAAGAAGGCCGTCTGGTCGAGCTCCACCCACTGGATGTTCATGAACAACAAGGGGCAGGACAAGAACAAGACCGCGGCCGCCGCGACGTTCGTCAAGTGGATGAACGACAACTCCGCCGACTGGCCCAAGACCGGAGAGCTGCCCGCCAAGAACTCGGTGCGCGACGACCCGAAGCTGGTCAAGGACTACCCGGCCCTGAAGCCGTTCCTGGACGAGCTGCCCAACGCACACTACGAGGCCACGGCACCCGGCATCACGAGCGTGGAGGCCACCATCACCACCGCGGTGAACGAGGCGATCACCGGCAAGAAGAGCCCGCAGCAGGCGCTCGACGACGCCGTCGCCAAGGCGAACGCGCTGATCAAGCAGAACAAAGACACGTATGGCAACTGA
- a CDS encoding family 43 glycosylhydrolase, whose translation MRTTTVALAIAATVALLPFAPATAAEPGASPGGSPGVSASGRPTTPGSYQNPMTLRLPSGETAASCADPSVIHGATNGDTNWYLYCTTDALTATEKNADGSLVMHNVPTYRSTDLTHWTYAGDAFAQKPSWLGANGSMWAPDVVFRNGRYYLYYAASDSALPGGGSAVGVATSSSPTGPWTDTGTPVVAPQAHPSDPNARRWEFDPEVITTGGTSYVYFGSYYGGVFARKLSADGLTSIPSTETPIAIDNRYEGTNIVQHDGWFYFLGSATNCCAGPLTGYSVFAARSRSPLGPFVDRDGVPILANRVGGTPVLAQNGNRWVGAGHTAVVTDFGGQDWMVYHAVDKNDPYYAGDVGYTKRPVLIDPLDWHGDWPSVRAGAGPSDSVMAGPAAQPGQRTAYKAAFTPDPRPGRPDLSRSTEFDGTALGANWSWVRQPDPSTYAVKGGALTWQTQAADLQPPATPLASVLTESAPSGDYVVETKVSVNTPNDGSVHNYVQGGLIVYGDDGNYVRLTSNSIWDTRQTEFGKHVSPVPAGYPSYGNGVVGPVAAQTYLRIVHRAQQGTDAYTAYTSVDGRTWDKGDTWTADLGAHPRIGLISLGGAGYTSTFDYVHVSALAGQQ comes from the coding sequence ATGCGCACCACGACAGTCGCACTCGCGATCGCCGCCACCGTCGCACTGCTGCCGTTCGCCCCGGCGACGGCGGCGGAGCCGGGGGCGTCGCCGGGAGGCTCACCCGGCGTCTCGGCCTCCGGGCGTCCGACGACACCCGGGAGCTACCAGAACCCCATGACGCTGCGGCTGCCGTCGGGTGAGACCGCGGCCAGCTGTGCCGACCCGTCGGTCATCCACGGCGCCACCAACGGCGACACGAACTGGTACCTCTACTGCACGACCGACGCTCTCACCGCGACCGAGAAGAACGCGGACGGCTCGCTGGTGATGCACAACGTCCCGACCTACCGGTCCACCGACCTCACGCACTGGACCTACGCCGGGGACGCCTTCGCGCAGAAGCCGTCGTGGCTCGGCGCGAACGGCTCGATGTGGGCGCCGGACGTCGTGTTCCGCAACGGCCGCTACTACCTCTACTACGCGGCCTCCGACTCCGCGCTGCCCGGCGGCGGCTCGGCGGTCGGCGTCGCGACCAGCAGCAGCCCGACCGGGCCGTGGACGGACACCGGGACCCCGGTCGTCGCCCCGCAGGCGCACCCGTCCGATCCGAACGCGCGCCGCTGGGAGTTCGACCCGGAGGTCATCACGACCGGAGGCACGAGCTACGTCTACTTCGGCAGCTACTACGGCGGCGTCTTCGCCCGGAAGCTCAGCGCCGACGGACTGACCTCGATCCCCTCCACGGAGACGCCGATCGCGATCGACAACCGCTACGAGGGCACGAACATCGTGCAGCACGACGGCTGGTTCTACTTCCTCGGCTCGGCGACGAACTGCTGCGCAGGACCGCTCACCGGCTACAGCGTGTTCGCCGCGCGCTCGCGCAGCCCGCTCGGTCCGTTCGTCGACCGCGACGGCGTCCCGATCCTGGCCAACCGCGTCGGCGGCACTCCCGTGCTCGCGCAGAACGGCAACCGCTGGGTCGGCGCGGGGCACACCGCCGTGGTCACCGACTTCGGCGGCCAGGACTGGATGGTGTACCACGCGGTCGACAAGAACGACCCGTACTACGCGGGCGACGTCGGCTACACGAAGCGCCCGGTGCTGATCGACCCGCTCGACTGGCACGGCGACTGGCCGTCGGTGCGCGCCGGGGCGGGACCGTCCGACTCCGTCATGGCGGGTCCCGCGGCCCAGCCCGGCCAGCGCACCGCCTACAAGGCCGCCTTCACCCCCGACCCCCGTCCCGGCCGCCCCGACCTGTCGCGCTCGACCGAGTTCGACGGAACCGCGCTCGGCGCGAACTGGAGCTGGGTGCGCCAGCCGGACCCGTCCACGTACGCGGTGAAGGGCGGAGCGCTGACCTGGCAGACGCAGGCGGCCGACCTCCAGCCTCCTGCCACCCCGCTCGCGTCGGTGCTCACCGAGTCCGCGCCCTCCGGCGACTACGTCGTGGAGACGAAGGTCTCGGTGAACACGCCGAACGACGGCAGCGTCCACAACTATGTGCAGGGCGGCCTCATCGTCTACGGCGACGACGGCAACTACGTGCGGCTCACCTCGAACAGCATCTGGGACACGCGGCAGACCGAGTTCGGCAAGCACGTCTCGCCGGTCCCGGCGGGCTACCCGAGCTACGGGAACGGCGTCGTCGGGCCGGTCGCCGCCCAGACGTACCTGCGGATCGTCCACCGCGCGCAGCAGGGGACGGATGCCTACACCGCGTACACCAGCGTCGACGGCCGGACTTGGGACAAGGGCGACACCTGGACGGCCGACCTGGGGGCGCATCCCCGCATCGGACTGATCTCGCTGGGCGGCGCCGGATACACGAGCACGTTCGACTACGTGCACGTCAGCGCGCTGGCTGGTCAGCAGTAG
- the galU gene encoding UTP--glucose-1-phosphate uridylyltransferase GalU gives MSTYVTKAVIPAAGLGTRFLPATKAMPKEMLPVVDKPAIQYVVEEAVASGLHDVLMVTGRNKNALENHFDRNAELEDTLARKGDTDRLHKVNYSTSLADLHYVRQGDPKGLGHAVLRAKMHIGHEPFAVLLGDDIIDERDPLLTRMLQVQHALNTTVVALMEVPPESIHLYGAAAVVPTEHEDVVRITGLVEKPSRENAPSNYAVIGRYVLRPEIFDILEKTAPGKGGEIQLTDALEGLATAPAWTGGVHGVVFRGRRYDTGDRLDYLKAIVQLAVARDDLGPDLLPWLRDFAANAGPADTGSIPALPVPIEPAARQLLQIAGA, from the coding sequence ATGAGCACCTACGTCACCAAGGCCGTGATCCCGGCCGCGGGTCTCGGCACCCGATTCCTCCCCGCGACCAAGGCGATGCCGAAGGAGATGCTGCCGGTGGTCGACAAGCCGGCCATCCAGTACGTCGTCGAGGAGGCGGTCGCCAGCGGCCTCCACGACGTCCTGATGGTCACCGGCCGCAACAAGAACGCGCTCGAGAACCACTTCGACCGCAACGCCGAGCTGGAGGACACCCTGGCCCGCAAGGGCGACACCGACCGCCTGCACAAGGTCAACTACTCCACGTCGCTCGCCGACCTCCACTACGTGCGGCAGGGCGACCCGAAGGGGCTCGGCCACGCCGTGCTGCGCGCGAAGATGCACATCGGCCATGAGCCGTTCGCGGTGCTGCTCGGCGACGACATCATCGACGAGCGCGACCCGCTGCTGACCCGGATGCTGCAGGTGCAGCACGCGCTCAACACCACCGTGGTCGCGCTCATGGAGGTGCCGCCCGAGTCCATCCACCTCTACGGCGCCGCGGCCGTCGTCCCGACCGAGCACGAGGACGTCGTGCGCATCACGGGCCTGGTCGAGAAGCCGAGCCGCGAGAACGCGCCGTCGAACTACGCCGTGATCGGCCGCTACGTGCTGCGCCCGGAGATCTTCGACATCCTCGAGAAGACGGCCCCGGGCAAGGGCGGCGAGATCCAGCTCACCGACGCCCTGGAGGGGCTGGCCACCGCCCCGGCCTGGACCGGCGGCGTGCACGGCGTCGTCTTCCGCGGCCGACGCTACGACACCGGCGACCGGCTCGACTACCTCAAGGCCATCGTGCAGCTCGCCGTCGCCCGCGACGACCTCGGGCCGGACCTCCTGCCCTGGCTGCGCGACTTCGCCGCGAACGCCGGGCCGGCGGACACCGGGTCGATCCCGGCGCTGCCCGTCCCGATCGAGCCGGCGGCACGACAGCTCCTGCAGATCGCGGGCGCCTGA